The following are from one region of the Heptranchias perlo isolate sHepPer1 chromosome 11, sHepPer1.hap1, whole genome shotgun sequence genome:
- the dleu7 gene encoding leukemia-associated protein 7, whose product MRRSSALQACIAHQQSALTILHQCLQDQPHSGPDQPASGEGQAAPGPVGIGPNVSLTEPRSQPGSSTQQRARSSAPSSERRTILQVARESRLTRLIGLTSELLNLEQNSLYQLQETHFHLESKLSVELRNICSRMATREDCLRLDGDLKEIEQCLRDIVNQLLLSLSSNNSRSHLQAIDVLKGLFQKFLNI is encoded by the exons ATGCGGAGATCATCCGCCCTGCAAGCTTGCATCGCCCACCAGCAATCGGCTCTGACAATCCTGCACCAATGCCTCCAGGATCAGCCGCACAGTGGTCCAGACCAGCCCGCCTCCGGCGAGGGTCAGGCAGCGCCTGGTCCGGTTGGGATCGGACCCAACGTGAGCCTAACGGAGCCCAGGAGCCAGCCGGGATCCAGCACCCAACAGCGAGCCCGGTCCTCAGCTCCTTCCAGTGAACGGAGAACAATCTTGCAGGTCGCCAGGGAGAGCAGATTAACCCGTTTAATAGGTTTAACATCAGAATTACTAAACCTTGAACAAAATTCCTTGTATCAATTGCAGGAGACACACTTCCATCTGGAGTCTAAG CTCAGCGTGGAGCTCAGAAACATCTGCAGTCGCATGGCAACCCGAGAAGATTGTCTCCGATTAGATGGAGATCTGAAGGAGATCGAGCAATGTTTGAGAGACATTGTTAACCAGTTGTTGCTTTCATTGTCCTCCAACAATTCACGATCACACCTGCAGGCCATTGATGTACTGAAAGGACTCTTTCAAAAATTCCTGAATATCTGA